Below is a genomic region from Macaca thibetana thibetana isolate TM-01 chromosome 1, ASM2454274v1, whole genome shotgun sequence.
GTATATGTTTTTTGTTCTACCAATTGGCTGCTGTGCAAAGACTGAGAAACATTTTGGGTAAAATTTTGAGTACTGCGGAGTATCTGATGGCACCTGAGTATAAGTAAAGGTTTCCAAGAGCTTTTCTTAACCTCTTGACCATCCATCAGAAACAGGTGAATCTCCACTGCCAATGTGAGGACTATGATTGTCCCATCTACACAATGTTTCAGGATACTCCAGTTGTGTAGGTCATTGTCATCTGGGTCTGCAGGCACCATCTTGAGCTGCTTGGTCAATTCCTTTCCCAGATACTGAAATGATTATGTAATGATACCCATCACAAGAGATCAGACACAGGGCTGCACAGTGATCCACTGATGGTCAGTTTAGAATTACAGTAATCAAAAGATTGGCTAAGTCAGTTCCTGCTTCTGAATACATACCATAATTACATCTCTTCTCAACTAGCACTGTTGATTACCTTATCTGCAGATTTAGCAACAATGCCAAAGAAGATACATTGACACAACCTCAAGTGTAGTAGAAGACACACTGACACAACCTCAAGTGCAGTGATCTTCTCATCTTGAGCTCCCTTCCTGTGCAAAGTGGATGCTGCTACAACTTTTGCTGACTGAACGGTCAAATCATAAGTGGTATCTTTTGTTAATGGCATCAAGAATATCATAAAATCCATCTATCAGCATAGGAAGATCAAACCCAGTGTTATAAGATGCAAGGAGCAGAGCAACTCAGTATGCAGCACTGCTTTAGCACTGAGGGGGAATGCCTTCCCTTTCCCCAATGCCTGGGTCCTCTCTCAGACTGATGGAGAAATTGCAGTGTGAGGCCTGTAGGAGACCTGGAAATGTCTCCTGATTGGTGCCTATCTTGTACTCCTCTGCAGTTACAGATTTTATGTATACAGTTTTTAAGAGACAGcatatcactctgttgcccaggctggaatgcaatggcaccatcacagctcactggagcctcaaactcctgggttcaagatattctcctacttcagtctcccaGCAGttggctacaggtgcatgctatggcacctggcttattttctcatttactgtagagatgagagtctcactttgttgttgatgatggtctcaaactcctggcttccagccatcctcctgcctcagctccccaaagtgctgggattataggcatgagccaccatgtctgtccctactcaataattttttttttttttttttttttttttttgagacggagtcttgctctgtcacccaggctggagtgcagtggccagatctcagctcactgcaagctccgcctcccaggtttacgccattctcctgcctcaggctcccgagtagctgggactacaggcgcccgccacctcgcccagctagtcttttagccaggatggtcttgatctcctgacctcgtgacccgcccatctcggcctcccaaagtgctgggattacaggcttgagccaccgcgcccggcctactcaaTGATTTTTAACTCTTCCCAGTCTGTTGGCAATTTGAGTACTGTGACTCTAAGTCAAATTAATTGAGCAATTCTATTGACATCAAAAAAGTATTTCTTGGCAAAGGGGAGACATAAAAAGGTAGTTACCACCATTTtcaatggattaaattctcccataaaagaaacaacaaaaacccattcACACACAAATGCCCCACATCATGTAGTTAAATTCTATCTAAATCTATTGATACAGcaatcagaatttaaaaatacctgaCTGCAGTTTTATTAATGATAGCAACTAGTTCAAATCTACATTTGAGATTACTGAGTAAATTATGGTTCTCACGTTTGTCAATTTGATAATTTCAATTTCACAGCTGAACTTTAAAGACTGACAATGTTTTTTAGAAACTTCTTAGCACTGTTGATGAAATAAATGAAGTACAATGTAATGAAAAGGCTAAATTCTGGATCAGATAACAAGTTGGTTCTGAAATAAGGGGTCATGAACTCACCGTGTGACCTTGATTAGGTAAATTAACCTTCTCTGGGACCTTACATTAGCCATTCCTTCCTATAAATACTGGAAAAGATCTGAAGATTAGATGAAGGAGTTGAGTAGTATATTCCTAGCTCATATTCCTTCAGTTACTATTTACATATCGCACTATGGCTATACATTAGAAACTACTTCAGAGTAAGAGAACCTCATTTGTAAAAACTTATTATATCTTCTATATCATATGATATAGCAAGAAAACCTAAAACTCACTTAAAACATATTATGGACAACAATATCCCACAAGGAATATTTCTTTCTAGAGCCAGTCTTACACAAAATAATCTTCCAATTATTAAGTGCCTAAAAACTTGCCTTGAGATATCTGGAGTACCTTTTCTTATAACCAAATTACACAAACAAAACCCCTTATCATTATAAATTTCTATCAGTGAGAAAAACTCTACCCAGTTCCTTAGTGCTTCAATGACTATTACCTTGAGCTAGTAACTCTTCACCAAGCTGTATTTCTTCAAGGAAGAACTTCTGAACAGCTTCAGCATCTTTAAGGTCAGGtaactggaaataaaatatttaataattgacACCACAATTATGCCAGGGGATATAACCAATACACAGGtatcaataaaaacaataaaaacccaatCAATCATTCTAAAAAAACTGATAGAAGAACTTTACTCCTGAATAACGCTTGTAGGAATTAGGAGTTCATCTACATTCAAacgaataaaagaaaaaacttgagtttgtatttgaaaaattcttagaaaGCTCTAACTTGAATGTAAAAAGAGTACAAAATCTATACCATCTATGCACTTTACACTATTTTCGGATTGCCATTATTGTAGATTTTTATACAACTGTAATCAATTTGTCCTTATGattcaacattattttatatagatttgttttttgttgttgtttttgagacacagtgtcattctgtcacctaggctggagtacagtggcacaatcccagctcactgcaacttccacctcccggattcaagtgattctcctgcctcagcctcccgagtatctaggattacaggcgcctgccaccatgcccagttaaatttttgtatttttagtagagatacggtttcacaatgttggccaggctggtctcaaactcctgacctcagatgatccacccacctcggcctcccaaagtgctaatattacaggtataagccaacGCACCCAGCCTAGATTTTACATGCATCTAAAagactattttttgagacagggtctcactctgtcgcccaggctgtagtgcagtagtgtgatcacagctcagtgccttcacctctcaggctcaagtgatcctcctacctcagcctctctctacaaaaaaatgaaaaattagctaggcatggtggcccatgcctatagtccagctgctagggaggctaaagcaggattgcttgaacccaggaagtcgaagctgcagtgagctgtgattgcaccgctactgcactccagcctgggtgacagggtgagaccttgtctcaaagaaaaaaggccatttttattgaaaacctaAACTTCagtagctgggtgcggtggctcatgcctgtaatcccagcatgttgggaggcccaggcaggcggatcacaaggtcaagagattgaggttatgctggccaacatggtgaaacaccgtctctactaaaatacaaaaattagctgggtgtggtggcatgcacctgtagtcccgctacttgggaggctgaggcaggagaatcacttgaacctgggaggcagaggttgcagtgagccgggatcatgccactgcactccaccctggtggCAGAGTGACACtctacctccaaaaaaaaaaaaaagagagagagagagagagagagaaaaccaacCTAAACTTCTATTAGTGCAAGTTTTTGGAACTTAATTACATTGTACATGCTCTTATTAGCCTAGCCAACACAAGTGAAACAGTTTAAATTTCTGATAGTGGAGACATCTTTCATGGACTATCCCAGCATATGGCAAtaatttaattctatttctgAATCTAAAAATACATACTGGTGCATGTCTCAATCCATTTTCCTATGCCCTTAAAAATATAAGTTACCAAAAGCATAATAAACACATTACACATTTCAGAAACGTAGTCTGAACCTACTAGAACAACGAAGTAGTTCCCTCCCATTTTCACTTCACTATTACCATGTCCAGTCAACCAGCTGTGTTTACACAACtgtttcaaaataacaaaacatacTGGTTGACTTAATTTTTCCTTGTCTCAACTTGCTTTAAAAAGAACCACTAATGATCCAGTAATCTAAGTCCTAAGAACCCAGACAATAGAACTCAtctcaataaaaaggaaaagctgCACACACAATGATTAACATTTACTTAATTTACTTACACATACCACAGAATATTTTTTGCCAAGTAGATAAACCTAcgtagtcattaaaaataatcaagaacTCAGgatctatgaaaagaaaaaataaattgcaagtTTTATATCCAGAACTGTGTACTGCAACAAGGCAAAAATCTGTCAGGGCAGTGGGATTCTGGATCAGTGGGCTTGAATAATcttgaataatttttgaaataataaccCATGGTTCTTTCAAAGGAAGCTGGAGTAAGGAAATTAAATCTTAAGTGTAATATTGTATCATTTTGAAGCACCTGAGTAGCAACTTTTCATCTTTTGGTGCAAATGTCTTGAGGCCCTCATATTGTTCCTTAATTATTGTTCACACAGTAAGCTGTTTGTTGTTATGgctagcaaaagaaataatgaaggacCTGATAATTGTCAGTGAAACTATGTTATTCACCTACTCCTAAAAAtaagctgtattttaaaataaaaatgcaatgtcCAGTATCAACTAGCTTTTTCCAAttacattttaatgacatttccaattacagattttaaaataatatttataatttaaacagAAACCAGACTATACCTTGGAAAGCCCAGCTCTCTCCTTGGCaagcttctgtttctttcttcctacAAGAAATGTAATGTTATATTTACATTCTGTCATTataaaaatgggaatgaaaagaATTCTAATTGCTGTGGTAGTCATTAATTCCATTTGCAAAACACTTCTAACTCTAGGAATCTATCCCTCCCTGTGATCTATCAAGGACATAAGAATAGTCTGGTCAATGAGCTGTAGGCAATGTGACACTGCACTGGAGCGTTCTCCTTCCCTTTGGTGCAGAAGATCTAGCAATTCACAAGATGGAGATAGCTCCAGCAGCTGGACTTCTAAAGTAATTACAATAAGCAGATCAAGTCCCCCCTTCCAACCAACACAGGACATGTAACAGGGGTAAGAATTACGCCACTAGTATTAGGGAGTTTTATTACTGAAATATGCCAGATTATATCTTTACGGAATATTGAAAACTGGcattcttaaatgaaaaaaaaaaaaaaaacctaaagtgTACTGGAGGCATATGGTggttatatgaaaatactataCCACTTAAAGGtacttgagcatcctcagattttggtatccaggGGAGGCCTGGAACCAATCACTCAAAGAAACTGAGGGAGGACTACCCCTAAAttgacaatcattaaaaactaCCAATGACAGACATAGAGTAACTACTGACATAGTTAAGAAAATGTAAGGCTCCAATACTTATtattagctaatatttattagcTGGGTGATTTTACGCAAATCTCTCACTCTCCCAAGATAAGGTCAGTCTAATCTTAGAAGACTACAATGAGAAACAAAAGCCATGAAACAAGCAAATGTCCTCTGAACACCTGAAAGCACTCTACAAATCCAAGCCTCAATGCATGACTAAAGAGGTctgagggccgggcgcagtggctcatacctgtaatcccagcactttaggaggctgagccaggcagatcacaaggtcaggagtttgagaccagcctagtcaacacagtgaaaccccatctctactaaaaatacaaaaactggccgggtgtggtggagggtgcctgtagtcccagctactcgggaggttgaggcaggagaagcacttaaacctgggaggcggaggttgcagtgagccgagatagagccactgcactccagcctgggcaacagagcgagactctgtctcataaaagaGGTCTGCCTATCTGCAGACAGAAGGTTCATTTACTATGGTCAAGgtacctttcctttcttttttttttttttttttttgagcccgggtgacagagcgaactctgtctcaaacaaaaacaaaaaacaaaaaaccaggaactattatcatccccatttttcagataagaaaatgtaTCAAGGTCGCAATTACTTAATGGTGGAATAGCAACTCAAACCCAGGCTTTTGAAACATGACTCTCTTCTGCCTCCATAGTTAATAGTGTGGAGAAGACATTATTACCATCAAAACAAAAGGCACCTCAGAAATGAATGTGCCAAGTTTGCGGGATCAATTGTATGAGACATACAATTTGCTAAACCAGAATTTAGGGAAAATGACAAAACTGATCATGAAAGCCAGGAAAGTGAAACTTAGTCATAAGTTTTTTTAATAAGGTGGGGAGGAGTATGTGATTGCCACTGAATACATTTAACTGACACAGCTACCAAATTTTAAGATCTCTGAGTTGCTTTACATTTTTAGCAATAAGATTAAAATTCTGGCTTTAGTTTCATGATACAATTAACTTGCTACATTAACATATTTTCAGATAGAGTATAATGCAGAATCTCTGTGATAAAGGGAGAGATAGTAATCAACTGAAAAACCATAAAGAAATTTAACAATGAGCAAAATCAAGCCTTGACTCAATGTTTCcaagatttattcatttaaataagatgcttaatatatttttaacatcattttatCCGTCCCATATAAGTGAAATGCACCTGCAGTTGGCATTGTAATTTggaaattacatttaatttactCATAATTTAGAATGATAAAAACTATGCTTCAAGGATCCTGATACTCTGCTTTTGCTAACAGGTgacaaaaagtttaaataaattagGATCCCAAATTTAACCTCAACcttcatttttaacaattaaGCCTCTCTTccgctccacctcccgggttcccgccatttttctgcctcagtctcccagggagctgggactacaggcacccgccaccatgcccggctaattttttctattttttagcagagacggggtttcaccgttagccaggatggtctcgatctcctgaccttgtaacccacccgcctcagcctcccaaaatgctgggattacaggcatgagccactgcgcctggccgcctaagcctctcttctttttttttgagacagagtcttgctgtgtcgcccaggctggagtgcagtggctggatctcagctcactgcaagctccgcctcctgggtctacgccattctcctgcctcagcctcccaagtagctgggactacaggcgcccgccacctcacccagctagtttttttgtatttttttggtagagacggggtttcaccgtgttagccaggctggtctcgatctcctgacctcgtgatccccccgtctcggcctcccaaagtaagcCTCTCTTcttaacaaaaaagaagaaagccaacAAGCTACGTGCCTTATGTGAGAAACTGCTCTTTATTGCAAATGTAAATATTCTACTGGAAATAAGTCTTAGAagaactcaaaatttaaaaaaaaaaattaattttaaaaactcaaaattaactgaactgaaataaatttcatttcacAAAGGCCAAATAACgccaaagtttttaaaatcagccAGTCACgcaattacacttttttttttttttttgagaccaagtctcgctctgtcacccaggctggagtgcagttgcgccatctcggttcactacaacctcagcctcccaggttcaagcgatcctcctgcctcagcctcccaagtagctgggactacaggcgcacgccaccacgcccagctaatttttttttttttgtatttttagtagagacgggatttcaccatgttggccaggctggtcttgatctcctgacctcatgacctacctgccttggcctcccaaagtgctgggattacaggcgtgagccactgcgcctggcctatttatacTTATATATGATACAGATAtatgatatagatagatagatagacagacagacagacagatacacacacacatatattttggagacacagtcttgctctgtccccccaggatggagttcagtggtgcaatctcggcttactgcaacctccaccttccacattctagcaattctgcctcagcctcccaagcagctgggattacaggtgcgcgccatcaCACcccggtaatttttgtatttttagtagagagggggtttcgccatgctggccaggctggtctccaactcctgacatgatgtgatccgcccacctcggcctcccaaagtgctgagattacaagcgttaagccaccacgcccggccacaattACCTTTAAACAGACTACAAGATTATTCTAAATAAATTCTACTTGATAACAAAAAcatcaaacaacaaaataattctacttataaaaaaatctcatctggacgcagtggctcacgcctgtaattccagcactttgggaggccgagacgggcggatcatgaggtcaggagttcgagaccaacctggccaacacggtgaaaccccatctctactaaaaatacaaaaattagccagatgtggtggtgtgcgcctgtaatctcagctactccggaggctgaggcaggagaattgcttgaacccgggaggcggaggttgcagcaagccgagatcatcccactgcactcgagcctgggcaacagagactcaaacaaacaacaacaaaaatctctaGCATTCATCAATTACCATGTGTGAGGAACAGtactaaaactaaaactctacactacaccattttaaaaaagacaaaactaaagCTTGAAGTTACTTGCCTAAAGTTACTGCTGCAGCTAAGTAATTCACTGCAATCATTAAGTTGCttaggccagaaaaaaaaattttagattgaAAATGACGGAGAAGTTTTGAAATAACATTCCTCCATTTGTGTAAAATGATAGCTCTTGTTTCTGCAACAGGACTTCAGGGTTTCCAACGGACGACAGGGTTAACCCATTCTTTATAACTCTGCATTTGCACCAAATCCGCCAGCTGCCACCCATTTTGGCAACTACAGGAAAATAACCTGAAGGCAAAATTTGACTACTAGCATTTATGGAGGAGCATTTCCCATGTCAGGAAACGTGGGAGGCAATTCAAACATCTCAATCTTCACAAGACCAACAAGAGGCAGGTGGCATTACCTGATTTTACAACTACGGAAATTAGAATTCAGAAACCACAAATTACGCCGCTAACCTGGCCCTAGAAATTCAGGGTCTGAATCCAAAACAGTATTCTATTAGTCTACCTAGTCATAAATCAAATTATGTCTATATCCCTTCCCTCCTAAAACATAAGAAAGCTGGAACTAGATGTCTGATTCTAAGTGCTAGTAACATCAGCGCTGGAGTCACTGCTCACACATGGCTATTGAACGCTTGAAATGACTTAGTATAGCTAAATTAAATCGTAACCACTGTTACTTAAATAAACAATAATCCCTTCTTTGTACACCTTGGACTTTAGTAatttatgtatcaattttaatttcaaaaattaatttggcGGAACAAGATCagctacaaaaatatttcttattccaACAAATTTGCTCTTCGGTGATGCAAATGAAGATTCTCCCAAAATTCAAGGTGGATCACAATGGTTTTCATGTCACGATTCCCCTTTTGTAGACCTCTCTTAAAAGATGTCGCAGGTATGAAATAAGACTGAGCCACGGGAGAAGCGCAGCCCTTTGGACTCCCCTGCAATTTCTATAGCATTCACTCATATCTTGGAAGCACTTAGAACTAAGCTACCAAGAGGGTTTAAGAATGCAGCAATGAgctgggcggatcatctgaggtcaggagttcgagactagcctgaccaacatggtgaaatcccgtctctactaaattcaaaaaattagccgggcgtggtggcggccgcctgtaatcccagctactggggaggatgaggcaggagaagcgcttgaactccggaggcggaggttgcagtgagccgagatcgcgccgctgcactccagcctgggcgacagagcgagattccgtctcaaaaaaaagaaaagcaacaatgCTACTGCACTGAGCATGCGGATTTAGCCTCAAGACTAAAATTCGCGACAAAAATGCACGACTTTTTTAAGAGTAGAGGTTTAAAAAGATGAACGACAAAAAAAGAGACAACCTCCTCCCCACGCCATACACACCCGAGATTGTAACACAAATCAAGAATGCATTTGCACGGCTAAAGTGTTTggggaaaacaaaacaggaaaaatccTTCCTTCAAAATGGAGGGAATTCCTGCCGGGCAGTAGAGCCCCCAGAGCGGCGCAGCCAGCGCCATCGCCCATTGCGGGCCGCACCACGCGGTCGCCCTGGGCGGCCCACAGGAGGGTGGGCTGCAAGGACCCCTCCTGTGGAGGGCGACGGACGGAGGCAGCAGGCCCGGCCAGGGAAGAGAGGACCCACTCACGTTCTCGAAGCCTGTTCTTGAAGTTGGGGTCACTTCGTCTTTTGCGATCGAAGTAGATGCAGTACCCAATAAAAAGGGCTCCGCATACACCGGCGGCGATGGCGCTGTTCCGACCCACCATCTTCTCTACGACGCTGAGCGTGGACGGTGGCGGCAGGGACGGCGAAGGAGCGGTGGGCCACGAACCCTCAGAGAGGTCGGCGCAGCTCACACCCGACGGCCGCGGGCCAGGAACTCGGAAAGGCAGAGCACACGCCACTTCCGGTCCCAGTCAACTAAGGGCCTCGAGGTAGTCCGCGGCAGTGCCTGAGCAGAGGTCCGGAGCGCGGCTCCTGCGGCTGCGCAGTGGGCCACGCCACCGATGCTCGTGCGCCGGTTCGTGTACGCACTGGAGTCGGGAATTTGCACGTGACCGcgcactttttttttaaacccgcGGACCATGCTGTAACGAGGCGGGCGCGTTGCTGGCGTGCACGTACTCAGAAGACTAGCTGACACCCTTGTTTGTGGCAGACAAGGATGCAGGGTCCCGGACTGCGAATGCTTCATCTTGTCTAACACAGGCAGCCTGTGACTTGTTTGAATTAAactgttctttcttttcaagTTGCCACAGTCCATTGTGCGTAGCGTTTCCATTTCAAAAGAATGTTACAGAATAGCCTCATTCTATGATAACtggaataaaattaaatggagtaatttcttgaaaaatgtacacaattgaaaaaaaaattgaaaacgtGAATTGTTTTATAGCCACATGAAAACATACACATGATCAAGCCAggcgcgtggctcacgcctgtaatctcagcactttggcaggctgaggcgggcagatcacttaaggccagttcaagaccagcctggccaacatcgtgaaaccctgtcactactaaaaatacaaaaattagctggccatggtggcgtgggcctgtaatcccagctactctggaggctgaggcgggagaattacttgaaccaggaggcagagattgcagtgagccgagatcgagccactgcactccagcctgagtgacagatcagaactccgtctcaaaaaaataaaatgcaataaaactatatatatatgatcaaaGTTAAGATATTCTGACAAGGAAAACCGTGGGCTGAAAGCAGCCATTAAACAGACACTGTAAGTTGAGGGGTATCAAAGAAGTCAAGCATCAGTGTCAGAGACACTGGAACCAGAGCTACCTTAC
It encodes:
- the TOMM20 gene encoding mitochondrial import receptor subunit TOM20 homolog; protein product: MVGRNSAIAAGVCGALFIGYCIYFDRKRRSDPNFKNRLRERRKKQKLAKERAGLSKLPDLKDAEAVQKFFLEEIQLGEELLAQGEYEKGVDHLTNAIAVCGQPQQLLQVLQQTLPPPVFQMLLTKLPTISQRIVSAQSLAEDDVE